A region of Pseudomonas putida DNA encodes the following proteins:
- a CDS encoding START domain-containing protein: MNRYRLLAALLLALSGAVQAADDWSLAYDREGIRVYLSGAGDSPYQQFRGVSTIKASVRTLTDLQENLRVACKWLYACAEMRLLEVDGDSTWVYLTTNLPWPTMPRDIVVKVTTELRDDGTLLRHLSADPGKIPEVAGLIRVRHLTGEWAMKPLGERKTEVTYQLKADPAGDVPGWLANRFVVDAPVVTLRTLRAVAERQR; encoded by the coding sequence ATGAACCGCTACCGCCTGCTTGCCGCTTTGTTGCTGGCGTTGTCCGGCGCCGTTCAGGCTGCCGACGACTGGAGCCTGGCCTACGACAGGGAAGGCATCCGTGTCTACCTGAGCGGCGCTGGCGATTCGCCCTACCAGCAGTTTCGCGGTGTCAGCACCATCAAGGCCAGCGTACGCACGCTGACAGACCTGCAGGAAAACCTGCGGGTGGCCTGCAAATGGCTGTATGCCTGCGCTGAGATGCGCCTGCTGGAGGTCGACGGCGACAGCACCTGGGTCTACCTGACCACCAACCTGCCGTGGCCGACAATGCCGCGCGATATCGTGGTCAAGGTCACCACGGAGTTGCGCGACGATGGCACCCTGTTGCGCCACCTGAGCGCCGACCCCGGCAAAATCCCTGAGGTGGCTGGGCTGATCCGCGTGCGGCACCTCACCGGCGAGTGGGCGATGAAACCGCTGGGTGAGCGCAAGACCGAGGTCACTTACCAACTCAAGGCAGACCCTGCCGGGGATGTACCGGGGTGGCTGGCCAACCGGTTCGTGGTCGATGCCCCGGTGGTGACGTTACGCACGCTGCGGGCAGTGGCCGAGCGTCAGCGCTGA
- a CDS encoding LysR substrate-binding domain-containing protein has translation MKTQENGNTHKGYRRIIPSMTALLEFEAVARHNSFTQAAQELGVTQAAVSKQVKQLEETLGSQLFQRLHRGVRLTSEGQALYAVISDSLQKIASVFDRLSEGGNEQELVLSTTATFSQLRVMPRLSTLRTALPQVRLRLATQMFMGDLRNHDVDLLVRYGNGRWEDGSAVQLFEEEIFPVCSPDWLTRNSPPESLEALYGAELLDADATTEGWMTWPTWFREVGGHPPKLRYSLRCHLYTDTVQAALHGHGIALGWGRMIDHLLASGELVRLTDLVVRPREAYYLVVPHGRSTTPTILGLVDWLRAS, from the coding sequence ATGAAAACACAAGAAAACGGCAACACGCACAAAGGCTACCGGCGCATCATCCCGTCGATGACGGCATTGCTCGAATTCGAGGCAGTCGCCCGGCATAACAGCTTCACCCAGGCCGCCCAGGAACTGGGCGTGACCCAGGCGGCGGTGAGCAAGCAGGTCAAACAGCTTGAAGAAACCCTCGGCAGCCAGCTGTTTCAGCGCCTGCACCGGGGCGTGCGCCTGACCAGCGAGGGTCAGGCACTGTACGCGGTGATTTCCGACTCGCTGCAAAAGATCGCCTCGGTCTTTGACCGCCTCAGCGAGGGTGGCAACGAACAGGAGTTGGTGCTGAGCACCACTGCGACTTTTTCCCAGCTGCGGGTCATGCCCCGCTTGAGCACCTTGCGCACCGCCCTGCCCCAGGTGCGCCTGCGTCTGGCCACGCAGATGTTCATGGGCGACCTGCGCAATCACGATGTCGATCTGCTGGTGCGCTATGGCAATGGCCGCTGGGAAGACGGCAGTGCCGTGCAACTGTTCGAAGAAGAGATATTCCCAGTGTGTTCACCGGACTGGCTTACCCGCAACAGCCCGCCAGAATCGCTGGAAGCGTTGTATGGCGCCGAGCTGCTTGACGCCGATGCCACTACCGAAGGCTGGATGACCTGGCCTACCTGGTTCCGCGAGGTCGGCGGGCACCCGCCCAAGCTTCGCTACAGCCTGCGCTGCCACCTGTACACCGACACCGTGCAGGCAGCACTGCATGGGCACGGCATTGCACTGGGGTGGGGGCGGATGATCGACCACCTGCTGGCGTCCGGCGAGCTGGTGCGCCTGACCGATCTGGTGGTCAGGCCACGGGAGGCCTACTACCTGGTCGTGCCCCATGGCCGCAGTACTACCCCGACAATACTGGGCTTGGTGGACTGGTTGCGAGCCAGCTGA
- a CDS encoding amino acid permease — protein sequence MHQTCNSQDAAPEASRTLKRRLENRHIQLISISGAIGTGLFMGSGKIIALSGTSIILVYAIIGFFVFCIMRAMGEMLLANLNMESFADLVHNYLGPRAGFILSWSYWLSWVVAAVGDVVVVAGFFQYWYPDVPTWLPAFATMFLLLGLNMLAVKAFGEVEFWFGLIKIVAIVLLVVTGLVMVATSYTSPAGVTASFSHLVAPGVVMPHGILGFLAGFQIAIFSFVGTELIGTAAAEAKDPEKTLPKAINTIPVRILLFYICSLVCIISVVSWANVPANRSPFVELFLLGGLPAAAGIINFVVLTSAASSANSGVYSGSRMLYGLSHQQQAPTAFGRLSGSGTPVRALMFSGVCMAIALTLLFVIPEVMTVFTLVSTISAVMIIVTWSLILMSYFAYRRQNPKAHEQSRFKLPGGRVTAALAQLFLIFVLCLLTLEPDTRTALYVMPLWYIGLLLAYRRRVKVRARPLTATVS from the coding sequence ATGCATCAAACGTGCAACTCGCAAGACGCGGCTCCAGAGGCTAGCCGTACCCTGAAGCGACGGCTAGAGAACAGGCACATTCAGCTCATCTCGATCAGTGGCGCGATCGGCACAGGGCTGTTCATGGGGTCGGGCAAGATCATTGCGCTTTCCGGCACCTCGATCATCCTGGTGTACGCCATCATCGGCTTTTTCGTGTTCTGCATCATGCGTGCAATGGGTGAGATGCTGCTCGCCAACCTGAACATGGAATCGTTCGCCGACCTGGTGCACAACTACCTGGGGCCGCGTGCCGGTTTCATCCTCAGCTGGTCATACTGGCTCAGTTGGGTGGTGGCGGCGGTGGGCGATGTGGTGGTGGTGGCAGGCTTCTTCCAGTACTGGTACCCCGATGTGCCCACCTGGCTACCGGCATTCGCAACGATGTTCCTGCTGCTGGGGCTGAACATGCTGGCCGTGAAGGCGTTCGGTGAAGTCGAGTTCTGGTTCGGGCTGATCAAGATCGTTGCGATCGTGTTGCTGGTGGTGACGGGGCTGGTGATGGTTGCCACGTCCTACACGTCGCCAGCCGGTGTCACGGCGTCCTTCAGTCACCTGGTGGCCCCCGGAGTGGTCATGCCCCACGGCATTCTCGGCTTCCTGGCCGGGTTCCAGATCGCGATTTTCTCGTTCGTGGGCACCGAACTGATTGGTACTGCGGCAGCCGAGGCAAAGGACCCTGAAAAGACCCTGCCCAAGGCGATCAACACCATCCCGGTACGCATCCTGCTGTTCTACATCTGTTCGCTGGTGTGCATCATCAGCGTGGTCTCGTGGGCTAACGTGCCTGCCAATCGCAGCCCGTTCGTCGAGCTGTTCTTGCTGGGCGGCCTGCCGGCTGCTGCCGGTATCATCAATTTTGTCGTGCTCACTTCTGCAGCCTCGTCCGCGAATAGCGGCGTGTACTCCGGGTCGCGGATGCTCTATGGCCTGTCTCACCAGCAGCAGGCACCGACAGCGTTCGGGCGCCTGTCCGGGTCGGGTACGCCGGTCAGGGCGCTGATGTTTTCGGGGGTGTGCATGGCAATTGCGTTGACGCTGCTGTTCGTGATCCCGGAGGTCATGACGGTCTTTACGCTGGTGTCGACCATTTCTGCGGTGATGATCATTGTCACCTGGTCGCTGATCCTGATGTCCTACTTCGCCTACCGTCGCCAGAACCCCAAGGCGCATGAGCAATCCAGGTTCAAGCTCCCGGGGGGCAGGGTGACGGCGGCGCTGGCGCAGTTGTTCCTGATTTTCGTGCTGTGCCTGTTGACCTTGGAGCCTGACACACGGACCGCGCTGTATGTGATGCCGCTGTGGTACATCGGCTTGTTGCTTGCCTACCGGCGCCGGGTGAAGGTGCGCGCACGGCCGCTGACAGCCACGGTTTCCTGA
- a CDS encoding Lrp/AsnC family transcriptional regulator: MDTVDRELIALLRDNARTPILTLAKKLKVARATVQNRITKLEEQGVIIGYTIRLRSDALEQGVRAITSIGISGHHAAEVKHALRGHPNVVAIHTTNGRWDLMAELRADTLEAFDRALNTIRSIPHIENTETSILLSTYKM, from the coding sequence ATGGACACTGTAGATCGGGAACTGATCGCGCTGCTGCGTGACAATGCGCGCACCCCCATCCTTACCCTCGCGAAGAAGCTGAAGGTCGCCAGGGCAACGGTGCAGAACCGCATCACCAAGCTTGAAGAACAAGGGGTGATCATCGGCTACACGATTCGCCTCAGGTCAGATGCCCTGGAGCAGGGCGTACGGGCGATCACCAGCATCGGCATCAGCGGCCATCATGCTGCGGAGGTCAAGCACGCGCTGCGCGGGCATCCCAACGTAGTGGCCATCCACACCACCAATGGCCGCTGGGACTTGATGGCCGAGCTGCGTGCCGACACCCTCGAGGCTTTCGACCGGGCGTTGAACACCATTCGCTCGATACCGCACATCGAAAACACCGAGACCAGCATTTTGCTCTCCACCTACAAGATGTGA
- a CDS encoding ornithine cyclodeaminase — MTYFIDVPTMSDLVQDIGVAPFIGELAAALREDFKRWQDFDKSARVASHSEVGVIELMPVADTHRYAFKYVNGHPANTAKDLHTVMAFGVLADVATGYPVLLSELTIATALRTAATSLMAAQALARPNAKKMALIGNGAQSEFQALAFHKHLGIEEIVAFDTDPLATAKLIANLKEYSGLTIRKANSVAEAVKGVDIITTVTADKAYATIITPDMLEPGMHLNAVGGDCPGKTELHADVLRKARVFVEYEPQTRIEGDIQQLPADFPVVDLWRVLRGEIEGRQSDSQVTVFDSVGFALEDYTVLRYVLQEAEKRGMGSKIDLVPWVDEDPKDLFSHTRGRAAKSRIRRVA; from the coding sequence ATGACGTATTTCATTGATGTTCCAACGATGTCCGATTTGGTGCAGGACATTGGCGTAGCCCCCTTCATTGGCGAACTGGCCGCGGCCCTACGTGAAGACTTTAAACGCTGGCAGGACTTTGATAAGTCGGCACGTGTTGCCAGCCATTCGGAAGTGGGTGTCATCGAATTGATGCCCGTCGCGGACACGCATCGCTATGCGTTCAAATACGTCAACGGGCACCCGGCCAATACCGCGAAAGACCTGCATACGGTCATGGCCTTTGGCGTGTTGGCCGATGTGGCAACGGGCTACCCGGTGCTGTTGTCGGAACTGACCATCGCCACCGCCCTGCGCACTGCCGCAACGTCATTGATGGCTGCGCAGGCACTGGCTCGGCCGAACGCGAAAAAAATGGCGCTGATCGGCAATGGCGCGCAAAGCGAATTCCAGGCGCTGGCCTTCCACAAGCACCTGGGCATCGAAGAAATCGTCGCCTTCGACACCGACCCGCTGGCCACCGCCAAACTGATCGCCAACCTCAAGGAATACAGCGGCCTTACCATTCGCAAAGCCAACTCCGTGGCAGAGGCAGTCAAAGGTGTCGACATCATCACCACCGTGACCGCTGACAAAGCCTACGCAACCATCATCACCCCCGACATGCTCGAACCTGGTATGCACTTGAACGCCGTGGGTGGCGACTGCCCAGGCAAGACCGAACTGCATGCCGACGTACTGCGCAAAGCGCGCGTGTTTGTCGAGTACGAACCGCAAACCCGTATCGAAGGTGACATCCAGCAGTTGCCCGCCGACTTCCCGGTCGTGGACCTCTGGCGTGTACTGCGTGGCGAAATCGAAGGCCGTCAAAGCGACAGCCAGGTAACGGTGTTCGACTCGGTGGGCTTCGCGCTCGAAGACTATACCGTACTACGGTACGTACTACAGGAAGCCGAAAAGCGCGGCATGGGTTCGAAGATCGACCTGGTGCCTTGGGTTGACGAAGACCCGAAGGACCTGTTCAGCCATACCCGCGGCCGCGCTGCAAAAAGCCGTATCCGACGCGTTGCATAA
- the ctlX gene encoding citrulline utilization hydrolase CtlX, with product MAFPTRSIQAPAAVVMVRPHAFTPNPETAADNSFQSTHPDIGAQHLAEVARDEVTQAAGRLEAEGVRVHLFDDFGEQNTPDSVFPNNWFSTHPGGHIAIYSMYSRNRRRERRADVIEMLKHEYRVQDVIDYSGLEQDELFLEGTGAMVFDHLSRVAYTARSNRADPIALERFSTHFNFEPMVFDTADEQGTPIYHTNVLMCVATEFALVGFDTFTNPARAQEVRMRLIESGRDVIDLSNQQISQFAGNAIELSGLDGRILALSRKAFDSLTGEQRQRIERSARLVPLDVPTIEMAGGSVRCMIAGIHLSPRSPRALSVN from the coding sequence ATGGCATTTCCAACGCGTTCGATTCAGGCACCTGCGGCAGTGGTAATGGTCAGGCCGCATGCCTTCACCCCCAACCCGGAAACAGCGGCAGATAACTCGTTCCAGAGCACCCACCCCGACATCGGCGCACAGCACCTGGCCGAGGTCGCCCGCGACGAGGTCACGCAGGCGGCAGGAAGGCTCGAAGCGGAAGGTGTACGGGTTCACCTGTTCGATGACTTCGGCGAGCAGAACACACCGGATTCGGTGTTCCCGAACAACTGGTTCTCCACTCACCCCGGAGGCCACATCGCGATCTACTCGATGTACTCGCGCAATCGCCGGCGCGAGCGGCGTGCGGATGTCATCGAGATGCTCAAACACGAGTACCGCGTGCAGGATGTGATCGACTATTCCGGCCTGGAACAGGACGAGCTGTTTCTTGAGGGTACTGGCGCGATGGTATTCGACCACCTGTCCAGGGTCGCCTATACCGCGCGTTCCAACCGCGCCGACCCAATCGCCCTCGAGCGTTTCAGCACGCACTTCAATTTCGAGCCCATGGTGTTCGACACGGCAGACGAGCAAGGCACGCCGATCTATCACACCAACGTGCTGATGTGCGTGGCAACCGAGTTTGCGCTGGTGGGGTTCGACACGTTCACCAACCCCGCCCGCGCGCAGGAGGTGCGTATGCGGCTGATCGAATCGGGCCGTGACGTCATCGACCTGAGCAACCAGCAGATCAGCCAGTTTGCCGGCAACGCCATCGAGCTTTCTGGCCTGGACGGCCGAATCCTCGCGCTCTCGCGAAAAGCGTTCGACAGCCTTACAGGTGAACAGCGTCAACGCATCGAGCGTTCGGCGCGGCTGGTACCGCTGGATGTGCCGACCATTGAAATGGCAGGTGGCTCGGTGCGCTGCATGATCGCGGGGATTCACCTGTCACCACGAAGCCCGAGGGCGCTTTCGGTCAATTGA
- the sodC gene encoding superoxide dismutase [Cu-Zn] SodC — protein MKAALFVAILASAGLAQAAQTVELKLAGPDGAGKSIGTISIEQSKYGALLTPDLKDLPPGVHGFHLHQNASCAPTEENGKAVPAGAAGGHWDPDATQAHKGPFDDSGHRGDLPALYVGADGKATYPVLAPRLKASDFKGHALMVHAGGDNHSDHPEKLGGGGARVACGVVQ, from the coding sequence ATGAAAGCAGCGCTATTCGTCGCAATACTGGCCAGCGCCGGCCTTGCCCAGGCCGCCCAGACGGTGGAACTCAAGCTGGCAGGCCCCGACGGCGCAGGCAAGTCGATAGGGACCATCAGCATCGAGCAGAGCAAATACGGCGCCTTGCTGACCCCTGATCTGAAGGACCTGCCGCCTGGCGTGCACGGTTTCCACCTGCACCAGAATGCGTCTTGCGCACCCACCGAGGAAAACGGCAAAGCTGTGCCTGCCGGTGCGGCGGGTGGCCACTGGGACCCGGACGCGACCCAGGCGCACAAAGGCCCCTTTGATGACAGCGGCCACCGTGGCGACTTGCCAGCCTTGTACGTCGGTGCCGATGGCAAGGCCACCTACCCGGTACTCGCGCCACGCCTCAAGGCCTCGGACTTCAAAGGCCATGCGCTGATGGTGCATGCCGGTGGTGACAATCACAGCGACCATCCCGAAAAACTGGGCGGTGGCGGTGCCCGTGTGGCATGTGGGGTCGTGCAGTAA
- a CDS encoding LysR substrate-binding domain-containing protein produces the protein MSISVKSNRALFDLDLLRAIVVVADCGSFTTAAARLHSTQSTISQKVRRLEEMVGHRLLVRGNRDVLPTDAGQTLLGYARHMLALNDQMLEALAGAMVGVTVRLGVPEDFVGGRTTNALSAFSRLHPQVKLEVTSGLCRDLSQAYDNGELDLVLLKQRRNSREGVACWPERLQWIDSARMPSFELDPIPLVTFPPRGLYRDDMITAIEGMGRRWRISFTSSSLSGIQAAVADGMGISLLPPRAATREHRVLGGEQGLPEVDSYEIVIVHRPTADVMVKALAEVMTQLLAGGGI, from the coding sequence ATGTCTATCAGCGTGAAATCGAATAGAGCCCTGTTCGACCTCGACCTGCTGCGCGCTATTGTCGTGGTGGCCGATTGCGGCAGTTTCACCACTGCGGCCGCACGCCTGCACTCGACCCAGTCCACCATCAGCCAAAAGGTGCGCCGGCTCGAAGAAATGGTCGGCCACCGTTTACTGGTGCGCGGCAACCGTGATGTGCTGCCGACCGACGCCGGGCAGACCTTGCTCGGTTATGCCCGCCATATGCTGGCCTTGAACGACCAGATGCTCGAAGCGCTGGCAGGGGCGATGGTCGGTGTCACCGTGCGCCTGGGCGTGCCCGAAGACTTCGTCGGCGGGCGCACTACCAATGCCCTGTCGGCGTTCAGCCGGCTGCACCCGCAGGTCAAACTGGAGGTGACCAGCGGGCTGTGCCGCGACCTCAGCCAGGCCTATGACAATGGTGAACTTGACCTGGTGCTGCTGAAACAGCGGCGCAACAGCCGCGAGGGGGTGGCCTGCTGGCCAGAGCGTCTGCAATGGATAGACAGTGCGCGCATGCCGTCCTTCGAACTTGACCCGATTCCGTTGGTGACTTTCCCGCCACGCGGGTTGTACCGAGACGACATGATCACCGCCATCGAAGGCATGGGCCGGCGTTGGCGTATCAGCTTCACCAGCTCCAGCCTCAGCGGCATCCAGGCTGCGGTAGCCGATGGCATGGGCATCAGCCTGCTGCCGCCTCGGGCGGCAACGCGCGAACACCGGGTACTGGGGGGTGAACAAGGGCTGCCCGAGGTCGACAGCTACGAGATCGTCATCGTGCATCGGCCCACGGCGGATGTGATGGTCAAGGCATTGGCCGAGGTCATGACGCAGTTGCTGGCGGGGGGTGGGATCTGA
- the ggt gene encoding gamma-glutamyltransferase has protein sequence MRFSGQLITALCLATTTGWAWADQVLPAPPELQSGYRSGLQPVHASRHMAAAANPLASEAGRAMLRAGGSAIDAAIAMQMVLTLVEPQSSGIGGGAFILYWDGNRVQAFDGREAAPATVTESLFLQADGTPMPFREAQIGGRAVGVPGVLRALKLAHEQHGKLPWRALFAPAITLAQKGFPVSERLHTLLAADPYVASSPAMARYFLGDNGKPLPVGTMLRNPELAQTLERIAAQGPDAFYTGEVAEAIVAKVQAHANAGQLSLQDLRQYRAQVREPVCGPYKAWRICGMPPPSSGGVAILQTLGILDALQGTSPQYDLAALPPKVTSTLAGLEPAPLAVHLIAEAERLAYADRAQYLADSDYVPVPVKALTSPAYLADRAALIGNYSMKRARPGTPQGADLAMAPDRSPLRISTSHLSAVDDSGQALAMTTSVEAAFGAHLMVKGFLLNNHLTDFSFLPQEQGKPVANRVEPGKRPLSAMAPTLVFSRASGELVASLGSPGGSQIIGYVNKALVGLLDWQLDPQQASNLPNFGSRNAGTEVEAQLTSPALIRQLAAWGHEVTPMTMTSGMQIIQRTAVGWSGGADPRREGEALGD, from the coding sequence ATGAGATTTTCCGGGCAACTGATAACCGCCCTGTGCCTAGCCACTACCACTGGCTGGGCCTGGGCCGACCAGGTGCTGCCCGCACCCCCCGAACTGCAGTCCGGCTACCGCAGCGGCCTGCAACCCGTGCACGCCAGTCGGCACATGGCGGCGGCGGCCAACCCGCTGGCCAGCGAAGCGGGGCGTGCGATGCTGCGCGCCGGGGGCAGTGCCATCGATGCGGCGATCGCCATGCAGATGGTGCTTACCCTGGTCGAGCCGCAGTCCAGCGGCATTGGTGGCGGGGCCTTCATACTGTATTGGGACGGCAACCGGGTGCAGGCATTCGACGGCCGTGAGGCGGCGCCTGCAACGGTCACGGAATCGCTGTTCCTACAAGCCGACGGCACCCCGATGCCTTTCAGGGAGGCACAGATCGGTGGGCGTGCGGTAGGCGTTCCCGGCGTGCTGCGGGCGCTGAAACTGGCACATGAGCAGCATGGCAAGCTGCCGTGGCGGGCCCTGTTCGCGCCCGCGATCACGCTTGCGCAAAAGGGCTTTCCGGTCTCCGAGCGGCTGCACACCTTGCTGGCAGCTGACCCTTATGTCGCAAGCTCCCCCGCCATGGCCCGGTACTTCCTGGGTGATAACGGCAAGCCGCTGCCGGTCGGCACGATGCTGCGTAACCCCGAGCTTGCACAGACGCTGGAGCGCATCGCGGCGCAGGGGCCAGACGCGTTCTATACCGGTGAGGTGGCCGAGGCGATTGTCGCCAAGGTGCAGGCGCATGCCAATGCCGGGCAACTGTCGCTGCAGGACTTGCGCCAGTACCGGGCGCAGGTGCGCGAACCCGTGTGCGGCCCGTACAAAGCCTGGCGGATCTGTGGCATGCCGCCGCCTTCTTCGGGCGGGGTGGCCATACTGCAGACCTTGGGCATCCTCGACGCGCTGCAAGGCACTTCGCCGCAGTATGACCTCGCCGCATTGCCACCAAAGGTGACGTCAACGCTCGCCGGCCTGGAACCTGCGCCGCTGGCGGTCCACCTGATCGCAGAAGCCGAACGCCTGGCCTACGCCGACCGTGCCCAGTACCTCGCCGACAGCGACTATGTACCGGTGCCGGTCAAGGCCCTGACCAGCCCTGCTTACCTCGCCGATCGCGCCGCGCTGATCGGTAATTACAGCATGAAGCGCGCCCGCCCAGGCACCCCGCAGGGCGCCGACCTGGCCATGGCCCCCGACCGTTCGCCGCTGCGTATCTCCACTTCGCATCTTTCTGCCGTGGACGACAGCGGCCAGGCCTTGGCAATGACCACGTCGGTCGAAGCGGCGTTCGGCGCGCACCTGATGGTCAAGGGCTTTCTGCTGAACAACCACCTGACCGATTTCTCGTTTCTGCCGCAGGAGCAGGGTAAACCTGTGGCGAATCGGGTCGAGCCGGGCAAGCGGCCATTGTCGGCCATGGCGCCGACCTTGGTATTTTCTCGCGCCTCGGGGGAGCTGGTGGCCAGCCTCGGCTCCCCCGGAGGCTCGCAAATCATCGGCTACGTGAATAAAGCCCTGGTCGGCTTGCTGGACTGGCAACTCGACCCGCAACAAGCCAGCAACCTGCCCAATTTTGGCAGCCGCAATGCCGGTACCGAAGTGGAAGCGCAACTGACCAGCCCGGCGCTGATCCGGCAACTGGCGGCGTGGGGCCATGAGGTGACGCCCATGACCATGACCAGCGGCATGCAGATCATCCAGCGCACTGCCGTCGGCTGGTCAGGCGGCGCCGATCCACGGCGTGAAGGCGAGGCGCTCGGCGATTGA
- the pobA gene encoding 4-hydroxybenzoate 3-monooxygenase produces the protein MKTQVAIIGAGPSGLLLGQLLHKAGIETVIVERQTPEYVLGRIRAGVLEQGTVDLLREAGVAARMDREGLVHEGVELLVGGRRQRLDLKALTGGKTVMVYGQTEVTRDLMQAREASGAPIIYAASNVKPHALKGERPYLTFEKDGQVHRLECDYIAGCDGFHGVSRQSIPEGVLKQYERVYPFGWLGLLSDTPPVNHELIYAHHTRGFALCSQRSQTRSRYYLQVPLDDQVEAWSDERFWGELKARLPEDVAASLVTGPALEKSIAPLRSLVVEPMQYGNLFLVGDAAHIVPPTGAKGLNLAASDVNYLYRILVKVYHEGRTDLLQQYSPLALRRVWKGERFSWFMTQLLHDFGAHKDAWDQKMQEADREYFLSSQAGLVNIAENYVGLPFEEVA, from the coding sequence ATGAAAACTCAGGTTGCAATCATCGGTGCAGGTCCGTCCGGCCTGCTGCTCGGCCAGTTGCTGCACAAGGCGGGTATCGAGACCGTCATTGTCGAGCGCCAGACCCCCGAATACGTGCTCGGGCGCATCCGTGCCGGTGTACTTGAGCAAGGCACTGTCGACCTGCTGCGTGAAGCCGGTGTGGCAGCGCGGATGGACCGTGAAGGCCTGGTGCACGAAGGCGTCGAACTGCTCGTCGGCGGGCGCCGCCAGCGTCTGGACCTCAAGGCCCTGACCGGTGGCAAGACGGTGATGGTCTATGGCCAGACCGAGGTGACCCGTGACTTGATGCAAGCGCGTGAAGCCAGTGGTGCACCGATCATTTACGCGGCGAGCAATGTCAAACCGCACGCGCTCAAAGGCGAGCGACCGTACCTGACGTTCGAGAAGGACGGGCAGGTTCACCGCCTGGAGTGTGACTACATTGCCGGGTGCGACGGTTTTCACGGCGTCTCTCGGCAGAGCATCCCCGAGGGCGTGCTCAAGCAATACGAGCGGGTCTATCCGTTTGGCTGGCTGGGCTTGTTGTCAGATACCCCGCCGGTCAATCACGAACTGATCTACGCCCACCACACGCGAGGTTTCGCGCTGTGCAGCCAACGCTCGCAGACGCGCAGCCGCTACTACCTGCAAGTGCCGCTGGACGATCAGGTCGAAGCGTGGTCCGACGAGCGTTTCTGGGGCGAGCTCAAGGCCCGCCTGCCCGAGGATGTGGCGGCGAGCCTGGTAACTGGCCCGGCGCTGGAAAAAAGCATTGCCCCGCTGCGCAGCCTGGTAGTCGAACCGATGCAGTACGGGAATCTGTTTTTGGTCGGTGATGCCGCCCATATCGTTCCGCCCACCGGTGCCAAGGGCCTCAACCTGGCGGCCTCGGATGTCAATTACTTGTACCGGATCCTGGTCAAGGTCTACCACGAAGGCCGTACCGACCTGCTGCAGCAATACTCGCCGCTGGCCCTGCGCCGGGTCTGGAAAGGCGAACGCTTCAGCTGGTTCATGACCCAGTTGCTGCATGACTTTGGCGCGCACAAGGATGCCTGGGACCAGAAGATGCAGGAGGCAGACCGCGAGTACTTCCTGTCGTCGCAGGCGGGGTTGGTGAATATTGCCGAGAACTATGTGGGGCTGCCGTTTGAGGAGGTGGCGTAG
- a CDS encoding helix-turn-helix domain-containing protein, which translates to MKSTLPGIPLFQLYGENQAWPGTDLLHCESIPARSRLHHWEIKPHQHAELFQLLYVQRGQAEVEIEGVRSAISQAAIQVVPPLTVHGFRFSADIQGHVLTFGTALVAGLEQQLGAPLGMLAAPACYALGKDRQRLRSLIDTLQQEYQGNAPARATMLQALVTALMVWISRQQQLGQAPRNRDERDRQLLGQYLRLVEGHYREHLSVEDFAARLNVSSLQLNQLCRALSGQTALQVVHQRLLLEARRNLLYTRMRIGQLSDSLGFTDPTYFARFFKRLTGQTPNGYRRLAVPE; encoded by the coding sequence ATGAAATCCACCCTCCCCGGCATTCCGTTGTTCCAGCTGTATGGCGAAAACCAGGCATGGCCCGGCACCGACCTGCTGCACTGCGAGTCGATCCCGGCACGCAGCCGTCTGCATCACTGGGAAATCAAGCCGCACCAGCACGCGGAGCTGTTCCAGCTGTTGTATGTGCAGCGTGGCCAGGCCGAAGTGGAAATCGAAGGGGTACGCAGCGCGATCAGCCAGGCCGCCATCCAGGTGGTACCGCCATTGACCGTGCACGGCTTTCGCTTCAGTGCCGACATCCAGGGGCATGTGCTGACCTTCGGCACGGCGCTGGTGGCCGGCCTGGAGCAGCAACTGGGCGCGCCGCTGGGTATGCTTGCCGCGCCGGCGTGCTATGCGCTGGGCAAGGACCGCCAGCGCTTGCGCAGCCTGATCGACACGTTGCAGCAGGAGTACCAGGGTAACGCCCCGGCCCGGGCGACGATGCTGCAGGCGTTGGTCACAGCGCTGATGGTCTGGATCAGCCGCCAGCAGCAACTGGGGCAGGCACCACGCAACCGTGACGAACGTGACCGGCAGCTGCTCGGGCAATACCTGCGCCTGGTCGAGGGGCACTACCGCGAGCACCTGTCGGTGGAGGATTTTGCTGCACGCCTGAATGTTTCGAGCCTGCAGCTCAACCAGCTGTGCAGGGCGTTGAGTGGCCAGACCGCTTTGCAGGTGGTGCACCAGCGGCTGCTGCTGGAGGCGCGGCGCAACTTGCTCTATACGCGCATGAGAATCGGGCAGTTGTCGGATAGCCTGGGGTTCACCGACCCGACCTACTTTGCGCGGTTCTTCAAGCGCCTGACGGGGCAGACGCCCAATGGTTATCGCCGCTTGGCCGTGCCTGAATAA